The Bacillus sp. Y1 genome has a window encoding:
- a CDS encoding LytR/AlgR family response regulator transcription factor — MSNKHRVLIAEDKPEFRKLMRKLIPLVHSSFEVVEEAVDGEDFIEKVFTVQTDLIFLDIDMPKKSGIEAVTEIIKVKPDLKFVFTTAYDHFALEAFGLKAMDYIVKPIKKERLYDVLETAHRTLSNQTTQNQFARSKRIPIKSSGSQYFVPLEEIIFIEKQDRKTVIHLINEQISTNDTLEDLQSYLDDRFFQSHRSFIINLSMVYKIRPSGQSYLVSFDNYEHAAQISKNYIKPIQQKMENFL; from the coding sequence ATGAGTAACAAGCATCGCGTGTTAATCGCAGAGGATAAGCCGGAATTTCGAAAACTAATGAGAAAACTAATTCCACTTGTTCACTCCTCCTTTGAAGTAGTTGAAGAAGCAGTAGATGGAGAGGACTTTATTGAGAAGGTGTTTACTGTCCAAACAGACTTAATCTTTCTTGATATTGATATGCCGAAGAAGTCTGGAATTGAAGCTGTAACTGAGATTATAAAAGTAAAGCCAGATTTAAAATTTGTCTTTACAACTGCTTATGATCATTTTGCTTTAGAGGCATTTGGACTTAAAGCAATGGATTATATCGTAAAGCCGATAAAAAAGGAACGTCTATATGATGTATTAGAAACAGCACATAGAACTTTGTCTAATCAAACAACACAAAATCAGTTCGCACGTTCAAAAAGGATACCAATAAAGAGTAGTGGATCACAATATTTTGTTCCTCTAGAGGAAATTATTTTTATTGAAAAACAGGATAGAAAAACGGTTATTCATTTGATAAATGAGCAGATCTCGACCAATGATACTTTGGAAGATTTACAGAGCTATTTAGATGATCGATTTTTTCAGTCTCATCGTTCCTTTATTATTAATCTTTCCATGGTGTATAAGATTAGACCCTCAGGACAAAGCTATCTGGTTTCTTTTGACAATTACGAACATGCTGCACAAATCTCAAAAAATTATATAAAACCGATTCAACAAAAAATGGAGAATTTTCTTTAA